The Thioflexithrix psekupsensis genomic interval CATCAATGCGTATCAATCCAGACTCACGCAAGGTTTCAGCTTGTTCGGTGCTGGGAATCGGCGAGAGGCAGAAAGGCGCAACTTGAAAACCCAATGACGGATTAATCTGCATTAATTCTTCGTACAATCCCCAAATAGCCTCTTCAAGACGGCAAAGGGTTTCATCATTGTCATCAGCAAAACCAATGATGACTCCATAACGAATATAAGGCACATTTGTCCGCACAATCGCCTTAATAATCTCACAATGTTCTTGCCACGGGAGTAATTTGGCATAATTTTCTTGTCCGAAGACTGGGCGTTCGGCTGGGATATAAGCCATGTAACAGCCCACTTTTCCATCCCAACCCCACAAGGCCTGAATCAATTCTTCATCGGGCGTAAAATCCAAGCCTGATTTACGATTGATACCGCGTCCCAAGGTGGTTTTTTTCAATTCTAAACCATTTGGCCATAAAATCGGCATTCCCTGTTCTCTAACAATGCACATGATCTCAAGAATATCTTCTCGGCCGCCTTTCTGCACAATGCGCCCTAAAAATTGATCCGCACCATTGATAATCACCTGCGCACCCGCTTGTTTTTGGATGTGAAGCCATTCTTCTACTTTTTTAGGCGACATGGCACGATAACCAAGCCGATAATTGGGCGTTTGGCAAAATCACAGTGGCGATCACAGCCAATATCAGTAAAAATTGAACCAATACGGGTAGATTGAGCAAAAATGGAGGTCGAATTTCATCAATTAAATCAAGATGATGACTGATGTGATCGCAGTGGTAAAACTCGAATAATACTACTGGCCCTTCCGTCGGAATAAAGCAATAACGCACGGCATTATGTAAACACCAGACTTGCATATTCGCGGTATCCGTCGCGTAACGAATATTAATCGGATCAAACAACACAATTCCCGCGTAATCCATACGCCGTAATTGTTGCCGAATTCGCTCCAAACGATAAGCCCGAATCACAGCTAAATCAGGCAGCGGCAAGCCTAATGCTTGCCATTCTTGTTGCGCTAAATCGCTGGGTTCTAAAGTTTGTTGGTCGTATTGTTCGGACGGCGGTGGTTTTTTTGTCGAATGCGGTTGATGTGGATTAATTTTGGGGTGATAACGGCGAAACAGAGACGTTGCTGTACTGCGCGAATTCATACGAGTTTTCCCTTATGGGGTGAGCATGAGGCTTTGCCGAATTCAAACAAAATCCATTAACCGGCCGGACTTGGTTTCTTTAAAATCATCGGTTGAAAGTAAGTGATTCCGCTCACGCCTTCCTCTTGTGTCACTACCAAATTACCATGTGGAATATAACCTTCCTTAATTCGATCATTCACCATTTGTTCTAAATAAGCGGTATCGGTTGAGGAAACAATAACATACAGTTTCTTTTTTTCAGCCATGGTTTTCACTCCGGGTGGGGTTGATTAAAAAAGTAAAATCGTGTTGATTCATGACGCAGCGCGTCGTGACTACTTCAGACAAAAAATCAAAGCACTTTCAATTGAGAAAAATTACATTCCGTATGTACTAAATCGCCACAGCGTTGTAATAAGAAATAGCCGCGTTCTAAGGCTATTCTTTTTAGCTCTTCATTAATATGAAAACTCGCCAAACCTGCGTATAGTTTATGTTGTTGGTAAATGGGAAATAATAATTTAAAATTCTTGGCTTTTCTTTCCAATTTATCCAAATCATTAAGATGGGCTTTATATTTAACCTCAACCACCGCAATCGCATCGCCATTCGTCAGTAATAAATCATATTCTTCTTGTATATTGCTACGGTGTTTGCGCATATTTCTGGTAATATCATCAAAATAGAGATCACCCAAGCGCGTTTCTTTTACCAAACTATTGTAGAAGAATTCTTCCGCAATATCTCCCTGATTTTGCGTCACATTGCCCAAATGAATGCCGATCCGCTCCAGTTTTTCGTCGGTTTTTCGCATCTGCTCATCAGTCTTTAGCATCTGCTCGTCGGTTTTTCGCATTTGCTCGTCAGTTTGTCGCATTTGCTCGTCAGTTTGTCGCATTCGCTCACTCAGTTCTTTCTGTGCAACAGCAAGGCTGGCAACTAAGGCTTTTAATTCGTCATCTGTCATTTTGAATAATCTCCTTGAAAGTTATTTTTTGTCTGAATCAGAATTTACAGAATTAAAGAATAAAAATATGCTGAAAATAAACGACTCACAAGAGTCAATTTTATCAATTCTGATTCTGACAAATAAAGGCTTTATAAATCATAAGTAGTTAAAAAAATATTCAGCTACTAAAATTGTACGATTTTAGTGGCTGAATATAGTTTAATTCCTTTGTGGAAATGTTCATATTTTAGAAATCCCCTGAAAAACCCGAACCCAATCAAATGCCTCACCGGGATCTGTTTTCCGTCCGGGCGCAATATGATAATGGCCGACAATGCGATCTGGAGTAATCTCTGGCCAATGCTGTTGTAATAAACGAATTAAGGGAATTAATTGAGAATATTGCGCGGAAGTATAAGCCAAATCATCACAGCCTTCTAATTCAATCCCAATCGAAAAATCATTACATTGCTCCCGTCCTTCAAAACAAGATTGTCCCGCGTGCCAAGCCCTTTTTAGAAAAGAAACATATTGCGTTATTTCTCCCCTACGATTAATTAAAACATGTGCCGATACCCTAAGATGCACAATGCCCGCAAAATAAGGGTGTTCATTTGGATTTAAATGCCCTTGAAAAAGCTTATCAATATAATTCCCCCCAAATTCACGCGGTGGCAAACTAATCCCATGAATCACGATTAAATTGGGAGTCACCCCCAGCGGTCGCTCATCCCAATGCGGCGAGGGACAATGCCGCACATGACACAACCATGCTTTTTCCTGATCTAATGCAAGTATCATCGTATCATTACTCACCAGCAACCACCGCCATTAACCGCGTTAATTCACCAAAACGAGGCAATGTCAAAGTGACCGCAATAGCCCGTAAATAAGGAGAAGAAATCACCGTTTTATTTTCTGTTTCATTGTCAAGATGACTACTATTTTCTCGCCATGATGGCGCGGTGGGCGGCCACACGTCATGCCACACGTGATCCTGATCTAAAAATTGCCATTTAATCTGCTCTACATTATCCAGCATTAAAATCGAATACGGCTGACTGTCCTGCGCCTGATCCAACACCACCCACTGATCGCGCCACAACCCGCCGTTTTCATAACGATAGCGCACGCGCTGCAACGCACTGCGGGTTTGTTGCAAAGGATTTAACCAACCGTCCCGTGTCCATACCACGCTATCACCTTGAGCCGACAAGGCAGGTTCTACATCACCATAAGGATTACGAATGGAACGCGGTGTGAAATACTCCACATCTTGTTGCAATCGCGCCAAAGTGAATTGTATTTTTTTCCAATATTGGGCTTGTTCTTGGGTGTGCGCGCTTAATTCCAATACCGTCCCCAAACCGCCA includes:
- a CDS encoding DUF1737 domain-containing protein gives rise to the protein MAEKKKLYVIVSSTDTAYLEQMVNDRIKEGYIPHGNLVVTQEEGVSGITYFQPMILKKPSPAG
- the ampD gene encoding 1,6-anhydro-N-acetylmuramyl-L-alanine amidase AmpD, which produces MILALDQEKAWLCHVRHCPSPHWDERPLGVTPNLIVIHGISLPPREFGGNYIDKLFQGHLNPNEHPYFAGIVHLRVSAHVLINRRGEITQYVSFLKRAWHAGQSCFEGREQCNDFSIGIELEGCDDLAYTSAQYSQLIPLIRLLQQHWPEITPDRIVGHYHIAPGRKTDPGEAFDWVRVFQGISKI
- the gspJ gene encoding type II secretion system minor pseudopilin GspJ, translating into MEKGFTLLELLIALSIFALIAVMAYGGLGTVLELSAHTQEQAQYWKKIQFTLARLQQDVEYFTPRSIRNPYGDVEPALSAQGDSVVWTRDGWLNPLQQTRSALQRVRYRYENGGLWRDQWVVLDQAQDSQPYSILMLDNVEQIKWQFLDQDHVWHDVWPPTAPSWRENSSHLDNETENKTVISSPYLRAIAVTLTLPRFGELTRLMAVVAGE